A region from the Aquimarina sp. ERC-38 genome encodes:
- a CDS encoding alpha/beta hydrolase, with the protein MKPFFKKYLPPALGKYLEFLLVVKPEKAIKKAVYFFSTPKKGKVTPDQEFFLEEAEDDVVPFENLLLQTYRWKGEKETILLVHGWESNTHRWKILIEKLQQLRYDIVAFDAPAHGHSTGTFLNVPLYANCMERIITMYRPDYIIGHSIGAMTSVFYQYKFQNPEIKKMVLLAPPTKLETIMKNFQNILKLSDRFMTILDSYFKRTFDFYFIEFSLLRFANTMQLPGLLVHDKYDDIAPFSESSQLLEHWNKLQLMETENFGHSLYFDEVDDAIIKFIQMGTI; encoded by the coding sequence ATGAAACCTTTCTTTAAAAAGTACTTACCTCCTGCCCTGGGCAAATACCTCGAATTTTTACTAGTAGTCAAGCCGGAAAAGGCAATTAAGAAAGCTGTTTATTTTTTTAGTACCCCAAAAAAAGGAAAGGTAACACCGGATCAGGAGTTTTTTTTAGAAGAAGCCGAAGATGATGTAGTTCCTTTTGAAAACCTCCTATTACAAACCTACCGATGGAAGGGAGAAAAAGAAACCATTCTCCTGGTGCATGGATGGGAAAGCAATACCCACCGCTGGAAGATATTAATAGAAAAATTACAGCAATTGCGTTATGATATAGTAGCTTTTGATGCTCCCGCACATGGTCATTCTACCGGAACTTTTTTAAACGTACCTTTATACGCCAATTGTATGGAAAGAATTATAACCATGTACCGCCCGGATTATATTATTGGGCATTCCATCGGTGCCATGACAAGCGTATTTTACCAGTATAAATTTCAAAATCCTGAAATAAAAAAGATGGTACTGCTTGCCCCTCCTACCAAGTTGGAAACTATTATGAAAAATTTTCAAAATATCTTAAAATTGTCAGATCGCTTTATGACCATTTTAGATAGCTATTTTAAAAGAACTTTTGACTTTTATTTTATAGAATTTTCCCTTTTACGCTTTGCTAATACTATGCAACTCCCCGGTTTGCTGGTCCACGATAAATACGATGATATTGCTCCGTTTAGTGAAAGTAGTCAACTTCTTGAACATTGGAATAAGTTACAACTGATGGAAACGGAAAATTTCGGACACTCCCTGTATTTTGACGAAGTTGACGATGCAATTATTAAATTTATACAGATGGGTACTATTTAG